The DNA segment GCCCTCCGAACTGACATCTTTACAAGACACAAGTCAAAGCAGGCTATCAGCCGTGAAGAATATTTAGCAAGATTAAATAAGCCTGATATCTCTGTAGAGAAACTGATAAACGAGATAGAGTATGCAACAGATGACTGGCAAGAAAGATATAGAAATCAATTGGATTATTATCTTTCTCGCCGTTACGCTAGATTGATCGCTTTTCTTGTCGAGCAAATGGCCGAAGAAGGGCATTTTAGATTACGTTTTGACGAAGAATGGCGGAAGGCTATATACGAGGACCATAAGCCATACAAGATGGAGGATCCATTTGATATCGAACCAATTTGGAGATATACAGGAAAACGAACTTGCTTTGAAGTGTTAAAGGAGGATTATGGGCCCGGTAATGAGTCCATCCTGCAGGCCGTGCGAGAAGAAATAGCTGATTGTTCTGAAAAGCAATGTAAGCCTCATTTTATTTACTTTCTCTTGAAGCTTTTCAACGAGAAACTCAAAGCAGATCGTTACGTTTATACAGATGATGACGGCGCAATAATACAGGTATTTAACAAATACCGTACCTATCGCGCTGAATATGTTTACCAGGATATCCAACGGTTGCTTGAGATTTATAAGCAGTATGAAAAATGGCCTAAAATACGTAACGAAGTGTATTTTGCGATTTTATTTGTAACTTTGGATTTTGATTTGAGAGATGAACTTTTGCAAGAAGTCGATGATCATGGGCTAATAAGTGCATATCAAATGCTCGATAGTTACAAAGATCAGATATGGCAAAAAAGCAAGATTATGCAATAATACTTTGCAAATTCGACTACGATGCACTCGGCCGACGCATCCGCAGGATCAAACACGACATCAGCGAGACGCGGCTGTACTACTACAACGACAACTGGCAGGTGCTTGAGGAGTATGAGTGCGTTTCCCTGCATGGTACGACTATGGTGAACAGGTACGTCTATGGCAACTATATCGATGAGGTGCTGCGTAAGGACGATGGCACAGACGCTTACTATTACAGCCAGGATCATCTGTACAGCCCCGTTGCCCTGCTGGACACCAACGGCACCGTCGTCGAACGTTACGAATACAACGCCTACGGCAAGGCCACCGTCTACACCGACAAGGGCACCGACGGCACATGGCTAACCGCCGACGACACCACCTCGACCATCAGCGCACTGGACAACGAATACACCTTCACCGGCCGACGCCTCGACTCACTCCACGCCAACCAGCTGCCCCTGATGTACTACCGCCACCGCTACTACGACCCACAAATGGGCAGATTCCTGACACGCGATCCATTGGGATACTATTTGGATGGATTAAACCTTTTCGAGTACACCAAGTCACTACCGTTAAATCGGCTGGATCCATCAGGGCTTTTCTATATGGTCCCCCCACACGTACCTAAACCCTCACCCGAAGAATTGTGCGATGATTGGATCGAAGATGAATCTGACGATATGAATTGGATCAATGACATACCTCACTGTCCCACAAATTTGCCTTGTGACGGCAGCAATCCGGACTCTGACATATGGGAAGATCCAAAAGATGCCGATCAAAAATATCATCCCGGGGCTGACAAGTGTATCAGAGGTAAATATGAAGACATAGAATCAGGACAACAGTGTTGTTATAGCGAGGATGGCAACCTAATTACAGACGGATTGGGTGCTGGGACCCCTGATCGGATTTCTCCAGTTGGAGGAATCAAGAACATAAAAGGCGTCAGAGGTCATCTTTGGGAGGATGTAAGGATGTATAAATATTGCAAAAAGCATCTCGGCGACGATTGGGTTGAGGAGAAGTATAATAAGGTTAGACCCCCGTGCTTAGGTGAGGAACGATGTGATCTTCAAAAATAGCTAAGGAGCCCACTATATGTCTAAGGATGTTCGTAAATGTTTCCTTGCATCGCTTGTGATATGGAACGTAGCATCTATAGGTGCTTGGTTGTGGATTTGGTCTTTATTTAATATGGCCGATATTTCAAGGCAAGAAAAAAATGAGGTTACGGTTATCTTTGCGCTTACTGAGGCATGGCTTATTCTTACATTAGTTTATTGCCTCGGCTGGCATACAAAGCTGTTTCGGATATTATCGGATATTACAAATGCTCTCGCTGTATTGGCCGGAATTTATTACTTATTCATGATCCATCCCGGTATCGTAAACTTACTTGTTCCCGCTATTTATTTGATATCCGCATTATTTTACTTCTGTAGTCAACACTGTCCGGTGAAAAGACAAACAGGATAAGGTAAAAGCAGGATGGAGGGGTGAACTAAAAAACTATGAAAGCCAGATACCCCGAGGACGAATATGTTATATTCGCCCCGAAACGTGCTCGTCGCAGTGACGGCACAAAAATTTACTCACGTAAATTTTAAGGAGTATCTGACATGGAAACTATTGTAGCAATCGACCTGAAGAGATGAAGTAAAAGGGCCGGACACCTTTACAACGTAAACACTTGCTATGAATGGGCTTACAGGTAGCTGCGCGGAAGGAAATGCAAGAATACGTCGATTCGAACGTCATGAAAATGAAAAATCTTTACGTCTACGGCAACTACATCGACGAGGTGCTGGCTGCGGGCGGAACGAGCTCCGTCTACTTCCTCCAGGATCATCTCTACAGCCCGGTTGCGGTGCTCGACACCAACGGCAGCACCGTCGAACGCTGAGAATACAACGTCTAAGGCAAGGCGACCTGTCATAATGGCATGATCAACTAAAGGCTCTGTGTGCGTAAATGCTTGCTGGGCCTTGTTTTATGCGCGTTGAGGGTCTGCTGGCACAGAGTTTGCAATATT comes from the Anaerohalosphaera lusitana genome and includes:
- a CDS encoding RHS repeat-associated core domain-containing protein, which codes for MAKKQDYAIILCKFDYDALGRRIRRIKHDISETRLYYYNDNWQVLEEYECVSLHGTTMVNRYVYGNYIDEVLRKDDGTDAYYYSQDHLYSPVALLDTNGTVVERYEYNAYGKATVYTDKGTDGTWLTADDTTSTISALDNEYTFTGRRLDSLHANQLPLMYYRHRYYDPQMGRFLTRDPLGYYLDGLNLFEYTKSLPLNRLDPSGLFYMVPPHVPKPSPEELCDDWIEDESDDMNWINDIPHCPTNLPCDGSNPDSDIWEDPKDADQKYHPGADKCIRGKYEDIESGQQCCYSEDGNLITDGLGAGTPDRISPVGGIKNIKGVRGHLWEDVRMYKYCKKHLGDDWVEEKYNKVRPPCLGEERCDLQK